From the genome of Anopheles funestus chromosome 2RL, idAnoFuneDA-416_04, whole genome shotgun sequence:
GAATTGCTTTTATTGCATGTTAAGGTGATAGAAAAAGTCAAAAGTTCAGTCAAGAGATATTCGATTGTTGTACAAGAGAAATTTCTTATCCAGACAATCCGAACCCTAGACGTCCGGTAAGTCCGCCAGTAAGGCTGCTTCCGAAGCCACCGCCCGCGGAAAGACTGCCACCGACATTTAGTCTGCCTCCTAGATTAGAGGTAGCCTGGAGACCGTTGTTTAACCCTCCCAAAATTCCACCAGCTACATTACCGACCACATTTGTGGCCGCACCAAGCACGTTGGTAGCGGCTCCAACTACTCCTCGAACAGCAGTACCTGCCGTATTGATAGCAGTACCGGCCAAGTTACCAGCCGTATTGATAGCAGTACCTGCTAACCTACCAGCCGTATTAATTGCAGTACCGGCCAAATTACCAGCCGTATTAAGCGCAGCACCGGCCACATTACCAGCCGTATTAATCGCACCGCCAGCCAAGTTTAAACCTGTGCCAAGCAACGATCCGATCGGTCGAATGCCAGTACCAACATTGAGGCCTGAACCTACATTGAGTCCCGCGCCAACATTGAGTCCTGTACCAAGCAATGATCCGATCGGTCGAATGCCAGTACCAACATTGAGGCCTGAGCCTACATTGAGTCCCGCGCCAACATTGAGTCCTGTACCAAGCAATGATCCGATCGGTCGAATGCCAGTACCAACATTGAGGCCTGTGCCTACATTGAGTCCCGCGCCAACGTTAAGTCCTGTACCAAGCCCTAAAATTGGGGTTCCGAGATTAACACCTATTCCGGCGCCGATACCTCCCAAACCTGCTCCTACATTTATGCCGGCGCCAATGCCACCAAGCCCTCTTCCAACGGCAATGCTTCCACCGATTCCTCCAAGCCCACCAATATTAATTCCACCTCCAATTCCAATACCAACACCGCACGCTTTTGTTGTCGTTTTAGTGGCAATCGTGGTAGTTGGTGCTGCAGTAGTAGTTGTCGTAGTGGTCGGTGCAGCactagtagtggtagtagtcgTTGGTGCAGCAGTAGTAGTCGTGGTAGTCGGTGCAGCTGTGGTGGTCGTGGTAGTTGGTGCAGCTGTAGTTGTCGTAGTGGTCGGTGCAGCAGTAGTAGTCGTGGTAGTTGGTGCAGCAGTAGTAGTCGTGGTAGTCGGAACAGCCGTGGTAGTCGTACTTGTCAAACTAGCCAAAATTTGCGTTAACAAATTCACCAAGCCTGTACTAGAACCCACAATTGTAATTGCATTTCCATTTATACTAAGTGTGATAGTGACACTTGGTGTagccgtcgttgttgttgcagcagtagtagtagtagtagtagtagcagcagttgtcgttgttgttgcggcagtagtggtagtagtagcagcagttgTGGCAGCAGTAGTTGCTGCAGTTGTagcagctgttgttgctgcggtAGTAGCTGCTGTAGTTGCTGCAGTCGTAGCAGCGGTTGTTGTAGCAGCAGTTGCAGCTGCAGTTGTagcagctgttgttgctgcggtAGTAGCTGCTGTAGTTGCTGCTGTCGTAGCGGCGGTTGTAGCAGCAGTTGTGGCTGCCGTAGTTGCTGCAGTTGTAGCTGCGGTTgtagctgctgttgttgtagcAGCAGTTGTAGCTGCTGTCGTAGCGGCGGTTGTAGCAGCAGTTGTGGCTGCCGTAGTTGCTGCAGTTGTGGCTGCTGTAGTTGCTGCAGTAGTAGCGGCGGTTGTGGCTGCAGTCGTAGCAGCGGTTGTAGCAGCAGTTgtagctgctgttgttgtagcAGCAGTTGTAgctgcagtagtagcagcggTTGTGGCTGCGGTTGTAGCTGCAGTCGTAGCAGCGGTTGTAGCTGCAGTTGTAGCAGCTGTCGTAGCGGCGGTTGTGGCTGCCGTAGTTGCTGCAGTTGTAGCTGCAGTTGTGGCTGCCGTTGTTGTAGCAGCAGTTGTAGCTGCTGTCGTAGCGGCGGTTGTGGCTGCTGTAGTTGCTGCAGTTGTAGCTGCAGTTGTGGCTGCCGTTGTTGTAGCAGCAGTTGTAGCTGCTGTCGTAGCGGCGGTTGTGGCTGCTGTAGTTGCTGCAGTTGTAGCTGCAGTTGTGGCTGCCGTTGTTGTAGCAGCAGTTGTAGCAACCGTAGTAGATGCTGTTGTCGTTGCTGCTGTCGTAGTTGTTGTGGGAATAATACTAGTAGTTGTTGTACCTTGCAGCGATGCTATAATGGCCAAAATCGTCGTAAGATCCGACGATGCTATGGTGATAACACCTAACATATTTgcaattgaagaaaaacgtattaattttataaatccAATCACAATCACTTAACACTTTTCGTAGCACTTACTTCCTCCAATATTGATTGAAACCGTGGCAGATTGGCTAGCGACAGGGCCGGTGAGGAGACACACGGCAAGCACCAGAGAAGCCAAATAGTTCTTCATTTTGTTCACTGCACGGCAGCTATCGAAGGATAGGTTCTAAAGACTGAAGGACCAAAAACCGCTTTATATACATCTAGTTCAGAACATATGCGCACACGAACATATCAGCTATATAGAACGTGTTGAGACCATTTTCCGCAGATGTATTCTTAAAATAACAGTGTTCATTGTTATGCTTTTTGCAGGTATCCATCACGCATGAACAACTTTGTCCAATGAATGAAAAGTCATTATAGTCGCAAGAGGATCAAAATATATCTACAATCCGATCACGTCAATGGCTGCCACATTTAGTTTAAACCGCTTTTGAACGTTCAAAGTTCGATCGATGATACAAAAGACTCATTATTGattaagaaagaaacaacaagaGTATCATTCAAAACCAGCCTGAAAAAATTCTAGAAGTACTGCAGTATATagaacaataacaataacttACGACTTTGCACTCTGCGAAAAATAACCCGATTTAGTGGAATGGAACATTTTGTTCCAAATTCGTTAACATTGCttggggaaatatttttttaaaaatatttcaatgtcCCTATTGTAAATTTTTCTTGATCAACCCACATAAATGCCattgttgcatttttcatcaaattattAAAGGTTCGGATTATTTGTCTAAGACTGCATCATAACATGTTGTCACTAGCCTTGTGAAGtatgtgtttaaaataaaatcgtatatgtatatttgttgcatggattttttattcttctgctGATTATATTATTTACTTGCATTGCAATACATTTTCTCTACACCGCTTAACCCAAGAAACCCGCACGGAACCCTCCACCGAAACGGCCATGTCCATGAACATGTCCACCGAAGCCAGCTCCTACTCTAGCGTTCACTCCTGCGCTTAATCCTGTGTTTACTCCTGCGCTCAATCCTGTGTTTACTCCTGCGCTCAATCCTGCGTTCAATCCTGCATTTAAACCACTGCCGATTCCAGCTGCGGCATTGCTCAATCCTCCTAGCAATCCACCCGCTACGTTACCAACTGCACCAACTACATTTCCAGCTAAGTTCGCTGCAGAACCCACTACGTTCAGTCCAGTACCCACAAGGGTACGGGCTACGTTACCAACCGCTGGTAGGATTCCGAATCCTCCGACTTGTGGTGCTCCAAACCCGCCAACTCCTCCTCGAACACCCAATCCAAAGCCAAGCGGGCCAATACCGCCTACAATACCGAAACCTCCCCTCAAACCTCCAATTGGAGGATGTGTACCACACGTTCTCCTGGTAGTGGTCGTAGTTGCGGCGGTAGTAGTGGTGGTTGTGGTCGGTGCAGCCGTAGTCGTCGTTGTGGTTGGAGCAAcggtagtagtggtagtagtggcAGCAGTTGTCGTAGTCGTTGTTGGAGCAGCAGTGGTAGTAGTCgttgcagcagtagtagtCGTTGTAGCAGCTGCTGCCACCACTgttgcagcagcagttgtAGTAGTCGCCGCCGTTGTAGTAGTCGTTGTCGCTGCGGTCGTTGTAGTTGTTGCTGTCAAGCTCGAAATAATTTGAAGAACTACGCTTACCAATGAATTATTCGTAGAGGATACAGCAACACTAGCTCCATTAACGGTTACAGTTACGGTAATAGGAGCCCCTGTTGTAGTGGTTGCAGCTACAGTTGTTGTAGTCGTGGGGGCAGTTGTTGCCGCTGCAGTAGTGGTCGTCGTGGTTGGTGCAGCAGTAGTGGTCGTCGTGGTTGGTGCagcagtagtggtagtagtagttggTGCTGCCGTTGTTGTAGTAGTCGTTGGTGCAACagtggtggtagtagtagttggCGCagcagtagtggtagtagtagttggcgcagcagtagtagtagtagtagtgggcgcagcagtagtggtagtagtagttggTGCAACagtggtggtagtagtagtgggTGCAACAGTAGTTGTTGTCGCTCCAGCCACTGTGGTTGTAGCTGCTGCAGTGGTGGTTGTTGCTTGCAGTGCTGCTACTATTGCCAAAATGGTGTTAATATCGCTCGAAGCGACAGTAATTGTACCTATTGTGTGAAATACATAATCGATTGATCCATGATCCATTCATAGCTGGAAGTTTCTAATACTCCTAACGCCTATACTTACTTCCTCCTACTTGTATAGCCACAGTAGCTTGAGCCTGCACTTGACTGATTAGCAGACATGCTGCTAAAGTAAACGTTAACAAAAgacttttcttcattctctcTTCAAGTGTGGCACAAGATATTGAATGCTACAATCGAACTATGATCTACTTGCTTTATATaggaattttgcaaaaaatacgccATCTATGGCTATGTTTTTGccaaaatatacaaaacaaacaaaacttttcacaCGTAAGTGTGAGGCAGgtaaaatcaaaagaaatgaTTATTTATCGACCTTGGTATATTGAACGACCCTACATTGATCGTACAATCAAACATATAAG
Proteins encoded in this window:
- the LOC125764411 gene encoding mucin-5AC-like, whose protein sequence is MKKSLLLTFTLAACLLISQVQAQATVAIQVGGSTITVASSDINTILAIVAALQATTTTAAATTTVAGATTTTVAPTTTTTTVAPTTTTTTAAPTTTTTTAAPTTTTTTAAPTTTTTTVAPTTTTTTAAPTTTTTTAAPTTTTTTAAPTTTTTTAAATTAPTTTTTVAATTTTGAPITVTVTVNGASVAVSSTNNSLVSVVLQIISSLTATTTTTAATTTTTTAATTTTAAATVVAAAATTTTTAATTTTTAAPTTTTTTAATTTTTTVAPTTTTTTAAPTTTTTTTAATTTTTRRTCGTHPPIGGLRGGFGIVGGIGPLGFGLGVRGGVGGFGAPQVGGFGILPAVGNVARTLVGTGLNVVGSAANLAGNVVGAVGNVAGGLLGGLSNAAAGIGSGLNAGLNAGLSAGVNTGLSAGVNTGLSAGVNARVGAGFGGHVHGHGRFGGGFRAGFLGVITIASSDLTTILAIIASLQGTTTTSIIPTTTTTAATTTASTTVATTAATTTAATTAATTAATTAATTAATTAATTAATTTAATTAATTAATTAATTAATTAATTAATTTAATTAATTAATTAATTAATTAATTAATTAATTAATTAATTAATTAATTAATTTAATTAATTAATTAATTAATTAATTAATTAATTAATTAATTAATTAATTAATTTAATTAATTAATTAATTAATTAATTAATTAATTAATTAATTAAATAATTTAATTAATTAATTAATTAATTAATTAATTAATTTTTAATTTTTAATTTTTTTAATTTTATPSVTITLSINGNAITIVGSSTGLVNLLTQILASLTSTTTTAVPTTTTTTAAPTTTTTTAAPTTTTTTAAPTTTTTTAAPTTTTTTAAPTTTTTTSAAPTTTTTTTAAPTTTIATKTTTKACGVGIGIGGGINIGGLGGIGGSIAVGRGLGGIGAGINVGAGLGGIGAGIGVNLGTPILGLGTGLNVGAGLNVGTGLNVGTGIRPIGSLLGTGLNVGAGLNVGSGLNVGTGIRPIGSLLGTGLNVGAGLNVGSGLNVGTGIRPIGSLLGTGLNLAGGAINTAGNVAGAALNTAGNLAGTAINTAGRLAGTAINTAGNLAGTAINTAGTAVRGVVGAATNVLGAATNVVGNVAGGILGGLNNGLQATSNLGGRLNVGGSLSAGGGFGSSLTGGLTGRLGFGLSG